A single genomic interval of Mycobacterium sp. DL592 harbors:
- a CDS encoding cupin domain-containing protein, with amino-acid sequence MSMVTIDPLLAVDAELEDWGPKADPITGNPRERGLMLHEDAVSQLGVWECTPGSWKSSKDGVGELMHFVSGHGWITDSEGSWEIRPGAVRWFPDGWSGEWNVDETVRKVFAIIVTPAD; translated from the coding sequence ATGAGCATGGTGACTATTGACCCGCTGTTGGCGGTCGACGCGGAACTCGAAGATTGGGGCCCCAAAGCGGACCCGATCACGGGCAACCCCCGCGAACGAGGGCTGATGCTGCACGAGGACGCGGTCAGCCAGCTTGGGGTGTGGGAGTGCACGCCGGGTTCGTGGAAATCCAGCAAGGACGGCGTCGGCGAACTCATGCACTTCGTCAGCGGGCACGGCTGGATCACCGACAGTGAAGGGTCATGGGAGATCCGTCCTGGGGCCGTGCGATGGTTCCCGGACGGGTGGAGCGGCGAATGGAACGTCGACGAGACGGTGCGCAAAGTGTTCGCCATCATCGTGACACCCGCCGACTGA
- a CDS encoding arylsulfatase — protein sequence MTRPNFLVIVADDLGFSDIGSFGGEINTPNLDRLAHAGIRLTDFHSAPACSPTRAMLLTGTDHHVAGIGTMLEMAAPDFRGAPGYEGYLNDRVVALPELLRDAGYQTLMAGKWHLGSTMDRSPWARGFDRSFALLPAGASHYGTAGGGGFSAAPTMFTEDDQFITVGEDFYSSDAYTDKLLQYLRERPEGKEDQPFFAYLPFQAPHWPLHAPRETIAAYHGRYNAGPDALREERLAALTRLGLCPPDVEPHPVVADGAPEWAEMTDEERAVSARNMEVYAAMVDRMDWNIGRVIDYLDGTGELDNTVVIFLSDNGAEGTIVEAMPLRGPEIEAFVAKHCDNSVDNLGAPTSWAWYGPRWAQAATAPSRLHKAFTSEGGIRVVGFVTWPGFSRQGEIGTAFSTVMDIAPTVLELAGATHPGTEYRGREVEPMRGRSMVPYLSGQTDVVHDADTGTGWELFGRRAIRQGDWKALHLPAPHGTGTWQLYDLSRDPGEIHDQAASRPDKLADLLELWDRYVEENGVILGPVSLFEVDVEAL from the coding sequence GTGACGCGTCCCAATTTTCTGGTCATCGTGGCTGACGACCTCGGGTTCTCCGACATCGGCTCATTCGGCGGTGAAATCAACACCCCCAACCTGGATCGCCTGGCCCACGCGGGGATCAGGCTGACTGATTTCCATTCGGCCCCAGCCTGCTCGCCGACGCGGGCGATGCTGCTGACCGGAACCGATCACCACGTCGCCGGGATCGGCACCATGCTCGAGATGGCCGCCCCGGATTTCCGCGGCGCCCCCGGCTACGAGGGATATCTGAACGACCGGGTCGTGGCGCTGCCGGAACTGCTGCGCGACGCCGGCTACCAGACGCTCATGGCGGGCAAGTGGCATCTGGGCAGCACGATGGACAGGTCTCCGTGGGCACGGGGATTCGACCGCTCCTTCGCCCTGTTGCCGGCCGGAGCAAGCCATTACGGCACCGCCGGGGGCGGCGGGTTCTCGGCCGCGCCGACGATGTTCACCGAAGACGATCAGTTCATCACGGTGGGGGAGGACTTCTACTCGTCGGATGCCTATACCGACAAGCTGCTGCAGTATCTCCGCGAACGTCCCGAGGGCAAAGAGGACCAGCCCTTCTTCGCCTACCTGCCTTTCCAGGCGCCGCACTGGCCGCTGCACGCTCCGCGGGAGACCATCGCCGCGTACCACGGTCGCTACAACGCCGGACCGGACGCACTGCGCGAGGAGCGGCTGGCGGCGCTCACCCGACTGGGCCTGTGCCCACCCGACGTCGAGCCGCACCCGGTGGTCGCCGACGGCGCGCCCGAGTGGGCGGAGATGACCGACGAGGAGCGTGCCGTGTCCGCCCGCAACATGGAGGTCTACGCCGCCATGGTGGACAGGATGGACTGGAACATCGGCCGCGTGATTGATTACCTCGACGGTACCGGCGAACTCGACAACACGGTCGTGATCTTTCTGTCGGACAACGGCGCTGAGGGGACGATCGTCGAGGCCATGCCGCTGCGCGGCCCCGAGATCGAAGCGTTCGTCGCCAAGCACTGTGACAACAGCGTGGACAACCTCGGTGCCCCCACCTCCTGGGCCTGGTACGGCCCGCGCTGGGCACAGGCCGCCACCGCCCCCTCGCGGTTGCACAAGGCCTTCACCAGCGAGGGCGGTATCCGGGTGGTGGGCTTCGTCACCTGGCCCGGCTTTTCCCGGCAGGGAGAGATCGGCACGGCGTTCAGCACCGTCATGGACATCGCCCCGACCGTGCTGGAGCTCGCCGGCGCCACGCATCCCGGCACCGAGTACCGGGGTAGGGAGGTGGAGCCGATGCGCGGCCGATCGATGGTGCCTTACCTTTCCGGGCAGACGGACGTGGTGCACGATGCCGACACCGGTACCGGCTGGGAGTTGTTCGGCCGCCGCGCTATTCGGCAGGGCGACTGGAAGGCGCTTCATCTGCCTGCGCCGCACGGCACGGGTACCTGGCAGCTCTATGACCTTTCACGCGATCCCGGCGAGATACACGACCAGGCCGCCTCCCGACCCGACAAACTGGCCGACTTGCTCGAGCTGTGGGACCGCTACGTGGAGGAGAACGGCGTCATCCTCGGGCCCGTGTCGCTCTTCGAGGTCGACGTGGAGGCGCTGTGA